The sequence GCTCCCTCCTGTCACACCACTCGCTCCTTCACTACTCTGACTTACTGCTTTTGTAGTATGTAATACCATTCCCAATTACTCTATCTTACCGTCCTCCCCAGCTAAAGGGTAAACTCCACGAAAGCTAGGGCCCTGACCGTCCTCTTCACTGCATACTTCCCAGACTTATTATAGGTAAAGAAACTAGATTTTGAAGGGGAGACTGAGATGGAGAATCCCAGAATTGCAagcctcattttaattttctatgaACCATTTGGGGCAGCTTCAGCTGACACCAAGACATTCCCTTTATGTTGGTCTTGGCTTTTGTCTTATtctatacaaataaataagacaCTGACTCAACTATTGTGTAGCCAATACCTCAAAGTTTCAATAGAAGGCACTTTCAGATacgaataataaaaatataaatagggaTATTACAGCAGTCAACCTTCTGCCTCCCTACAGCGCTACTTCTTACGAGCTGACCACAGAGCCAGAGCCACTGGCCATTAGGAGATACAGCAGTGGCAcacctccacctccagcccctctagCGTCACAGCTGTCTGAGCATGTGCCTATATCCCTCCAACCACGCTGCTACTAGATCCCCTCACAGCTCCCCCACTATCACTTAACCATTCTTCTCCCCTAATATCTATCTCAAAGTCACACTCAAGGGCAAAGGGTGTGGCTTCAAAACCTTTGGATCTGTCCGTAACAAAGCCACGTTAAGAACTACAAAGATACTTACAAGTACTTGCTGAACTCTGTCAACCACTTTTCCTTTTGCCATTTTACAAGACTCCACCTTTTCTTCAGGTGATCTTAGAGTGAACTAGACAAGTGCTTTTAAAACCATAGGACATGACCCATTCATTATTGTGCAATGAAATCAATTTATTGAGAGACTCCAGAAATTTTTttgaacagaacagaaacagaacacCTCATATGCAGTAAGGTACACAGTGTTCCATTTGAGTTAGTTAAaggtatatctgtgtgtgtgtgtgtgtgtgtgtgtgtgtgtgtgtgtgtgtgtgtgtgtgtgtctgtaatcTAGGCCACAATGTAAACTATATTTCCCCTACTATAGATTAtgttcaaaataatgttttaaactaCTGGTCTAGAGTTTTGAATATATCTAATTGCACTTAACATTGTTCAACAAAAATGATTCATTAAATGTTGCTAAGGATGCAAATTCCCTTGACAGTACAagaattttcatatgaaaatatCCATGAACTAGATCAAGTTCTTTTGTCAGACCCAATGACCCATTTTCAGAACCAGAAATTATGGTCACGGTGAAAGAAACCTGAATTTCTGAGATGGGAAGTTATGACCCAGATGAGAGATCATAATATGGGCTGTGTAACTGTATTTCTATGATAAAGCTAGAGCACAGGCTCAATTCAAATTTGGACCCACAAAATCCTTTAGAGACCAAATCCTCTGGAGCCAAACTGGAAACATGTGCAGGAAGAAAGGCAGTACTTTAAAAGTCACTTCAGTAATTAAGGGTTAAATTTATCCCTCCAAGGTGTTTACCCTAGTCCTTTTGGCATAGCCTTCAGGGGCCTCTGCCCTAATCCCCTCTTGCTGTACAGCCACCCTGGTTTTCTGTCCATTCTAGACTACTTCAAAGTTTGCTTTACTCAAAGTACCAGCAGCCCTTGGGAACAATATGGCCTTCTACCACCAACATTGGTCACTTACAGCCCGGTTTGGGACTAAGTATCAAAACACAATTGTTCAAACTCCTCTCAACTCTAAACTTGTACATTTAACTAGACTCCTCCAATTAATGGTAATAACAGCTAAAATTTAAAGAGCACTTACAATGTGTTAAGCATTGTTAAAGTGTGTTATCACAAAGTAAGTTATTTTATTCTCACAAAAACACTAGTTTAATCTTAACTTTATACCCATTTTAGAAATATAGAAACAAGGGCAAACTGTTAcctaacttgcccaaggtcaaaaaGCAAGTGGCAGAACTAGGATACTTCCTGTCCCTCTCTAATCCCACactgtgtttcattttcttcttcataacACTTATTACATGTTTATTcgcttatttgttcttttttatttccttccaatACAACGTACGCCCCAATACAAGTAGTGACTTTTCCCCTTTTGCTCACCGCTATATTCCCAGTGCTTAGAAAGCACCTGCCCTTGGCCAGTGCTCTGTaagtacttgctgaatgaatgaatgcagtgTAACAAAGATCCTCTTCTTTCACCATCATCATGCTGAGCCACTTTTAACATTCCAAGAGACCTACTCTCTTGTCAATAAGCAAATGCACATtgccttcaaaatacatgaaaccaGAGGTGAACTGAAACTAATTAAAGCTATAGCCAAGATCTGACCAACTTCAAATTTTTATTGGCTCAAAATGATCAGGCCCTCATCCTAGCTGCCTAACAATGTAAATGGTATGCTCcttctgggtggggagggagacaaTACTTTCATGTCTACAGTTCTTTTAAACACAGTATCTATTACTGGTTGAAAAATTATGAGAGATGAGAAGAATCATGAAAATTTGGCTATATAATCAAGAATCAGACCCCAAAAGATAGAGAAatggatcttttaaaaaataaccaaatagaggggagggtatagcttagtggtagagtgtgtgcctagcatgtactgaggtcctgggttcaattcctagtactgacactaaaaataaataaataaacctaattatctccccccctaaaatttttttaagtacccaaaaaataactaaataggCATTCCAGAGttgaggcattttttaaaaaagtacccTAAAAATAACCAAATAGGCATTCtcataaattaagaatttaacGAGTAACACTCACTGCAGTATTTGCagctataataaataaataaatgagtagatATGTGAAGTGATTTCTAAGACATACTGctaagcgaaaaaaaaaaaaaaacataaaagagaatTTACATCGTCCCCAAACCCACAATTCCAGTTTCaccataagaaaaacatcagGCATATCCAAACTGAGAGACAATCTATGAAATACCTCACTAGCACTCCTCACAATTATCACGAttatcaaaaacaagaaaatataatgCGGCCAGAGGACCCTGGTACAGAAGTCATTAGaggaaaaatcagtgaaattctAACAAGGTCTATAGTTAAGTAACACTGTTTCAATGTTAACACAAGCAGAGCACAGGAAGCAGCTCTTCATCTGAGTAGAGTTACAAGAAATGTACTGTGCTCACAAGAAACTGGGCTGTACATTTGATTATAGGCAGAAAGTGAGGtgtgagaagggaaagaaagtcaTACAAAGCAAACCCTACAGCATGCTCAGAGTGGGAAATATAAAGAGGACCCTTTCCATACAGACTTGGAGACCCAGAGTAAAGACAAACTAAGGTAAACTTGCCACTATCTTACCCTCCAAAGAGGACTGTGGGGAGTGAAGCTTTGGAGCTGAACAAAATGAGGCGAGTGTTGGGGTGGAGGTGTGCAGAGTgggatgaaaaaaatctttaagaggTTGTCAACAAGGGCAGGCACCTCTTGAAAATCTGGTTGAAGAAATCTCAAGCAATTAACTTAGTTTAAGGGGGTTCTAAACAAGTTGTATTCTTAGGCCTTAGCAGAAGCAAACTCAAATCCTCTTTCGAAGAATACAGTGTCATGCCAAGGCTTGGGAAATCcccacaaataattttttaaaggcaatGAGAAGCTACTCAAACATAACAagcacaaaaagaaataaagaaacatgaaaaacacCACTGAAAACAATAGCTATCAGAGAGAGATACACAAAAGCTTCACATACTGGAGTTATCAGTGACAGATTATAAATCAACATGCTTCCTTTTCTTAAAGGAATGAAGAGTATAGCTACACTATGAAAAAAGATAATAGGAGGATTAGATTCACAAATTTATActagtaaatttgaaaatttagacaAGATGGACAAACTTCTAGGAAAATATAACTTCACAAAATTGACTTAAGGAAAAATAGACAACCTGGACAGCCCtctaaccatcaaaaaaaaaaatctataatcaaaaatatcacacaaaaaaacaaaacaaaacaaagtatacacacacacacacacacacacacacacacacacacacagagtcttaTCCAGATGCTCCAGATGGCTTCCATGGTCAATTCTACCAATCATTTCAGGAAGAAATATTCCAATCTTATACAGACTCTTCCAGAgcattaaaagagagagaaagcatgtGAGAAACAATACATCCTGACTCATACTATGAAGCCAATATAACCTTGATAGCAAAATCTCATGAGGACAGTACAAGAAATTTACAAGCTAATTTCTCccacaaatataaattttaaaatcctacATAAATCACTAATAAACTAAATTCAAAAACATAAGGATACTTCATCATGACCAAGTTGAGTTTATGCCAGAAATGCCAAgttgttttaattataaaatataataacacACACACGTACTTGCAAGAAGAAACACTTCAAGAATAAGCAAAAAACTAGTAAAACTGGTTACCAATATCTGTTGGGGGAACCAGGTGAAAGGGGCAAAGGTGAGAGGCTTTTGAGACATGTGAacatattactgatttttaaatctaGTTTAATAAGTATATCAATTAATGCAAATCgtattaacataataaaagagTAAAATCACATGGACACcccacagatgcagaaaaagcatttgatgaaattcagtaTCCATTCAATATTAAGAAAAACTCCTAACAAACTAGGACTAGAAGGGAACTTTCTTACTCTGATGAAATACATCTGTGGAAGAAAAAACTACCACACTTGTGAAATGCTAAAAATTATCCCTCAATTAAGAACAAGACATAAATACCCACTATCACTTCTATTCAATGTTATAATAGAGGTCCTATCCAAAGCATTAAggcaaggaaaaaataataacagaCATAAGgactggaaagaaataaaaactgtgcCTCTTGCAGATAATATGGTCATGTGTGTACAATAAACCTATAGATTCATTATTAGAATTAGAATTATTAGAATTAAGTGGACAGTTCAATACAAAAATCAGTAAGTTAATCATATTCCTATAtacaattagaaaacaaaagttaaaaacatctttaacaatactataaaaatttaagtatccAGGAATAAATTTCACAATGATGTAcaagatttttcaggaaaaaaattataaaactttactGTGAGGCAAtacaaaagacctaaataaatgaatcagAAGAGTTTATTTTGTAATAGTATTAATTCTCCATATAATGGCTTATAATTTCAGTACAATACAAAAAAAGTcctgcagacttttttttttaaatagaacttCATGGTATGATTCTAAGAAATGTAAAAGGTCAAGACTGACTGAGACACTCTTCTAGAAGAACACAGTGGACAGATGTGCTCTACCAGATATTAAGATATGTTACAAAGCTATGGTAACTGAGAAAACATGTTGTTTATACAGGGATATACTAACAGATCAATGGTACAAAACAGAAGAGCCAAGAAACACATCACACGCATATGGGCACTTGATAAATGACAAGTGGCACAGCAGATCATGCAGATAGGACAGGCTTTTCCAAAAATGCTGCTAGAGCAATTGGCTacctgacaggaaaaaaaaatgaaattgagccCCTATCTCCACTACCCCAAAATCAACAATAAGTGGAACAGGGCACAAAAAGTACTAACTATAAAGGAAATTACTTATAAAATTCTACTATATCAAAATGAAGAACTTCTCTGTTCAaggcacaatttttaaaaaaagaaaatgaaaaattagagaagatatttgtaacctatataaacaaaacagaagtcaaaaataaatatacaaaaatgcctgcaaattaatgagaaaaagacaactcaattgcaaaatgaacaaaagacGTGAATGAGTGctttacaaaagaaatacatgaGTCTCAAGGTCATCAACAACCAGAGGAATGCAAATTTAAACCACAAGAAGATACCATTACATTTTTATAAggctaaaaaaaatttgaaattccGCAGTCAGAAGTGTTGAAGACACTGAGCAACAAGAACTCTCACTCTTCATGGCAATGCAaactggtacaaccactttggaaaacagttggcAACATCTAGCATCTTTGAAGATATGCATAATATTATGACCCAACAGTTCCATCGTAGGTTTATATTCTATTTAAACATATGTAGATGTGCAGCAGGAGACATGAACAGAATGTTTACACcaacattgtttataataacCAGAAGCTCCAGAATctggaaataaaatgttcatctCTGACAAAATAGGTAACTTGTcacatatctgtaaaatggaattctatacaacaatgaaaataaacaaaccacaGGAACCCACTGGATGAATTTCACAAACACAGTGTTTTGAAAAAATGAGGCAAAAGCCAAAAGAACGCATGATAACAATACAACACCAATTGTGTCATGTTCAAGTTAAGTTTAGAAATGCATACAtatgtgataaaaatataaagataagcAAGGAAATTAACCAGAATAATGGCTTACCTATGGGGAAGCGAGATGGTTATAActggaaaactataaaaagagCATGGGCTTCCCTATTGCTACTAATATTCTATTTCCTAATCTGGGTGAAGGTTACATCCATAtttgctttataattatttttcagactgtgtatatatttttacacACTTTGAGagcgtattttttaaaaagaaagggaaaatcttaACATAGAGGATTTTCATTATCAAAGTATTTGTTATCCCAGTGCCAGCAATTGCAAGGTTGCTTAGGGAAACAAAAGGCATCATAATGATATTAACCAATGAACTGATCACTCAAACTTTCTTCCCTGGTAAACTCCAGCAATCTCTCTCACTGATTATGAACATCCacaatataaataaaaggaaaatcattttcaagttcattcattcaacaaatatttactcatatttataatatttccAAACACTGTTCCAGGGAGCCAGTAAGGTTCAAGACAGATAAAGACCCTGGCTTCTTGGAAAAGATGAAGGACATGGGACTCCCTCTCTCATCTCAATTTTGCCTCCACCTTCTCATCCTCCTTTCCAATCAAGTACCAAACATGAAGAACCTAAAAGGAACGCAGGGAACACATTAAATTATCAAAACCATAACCTTAGGGAGTCTTTTCACTACAGAGAAATTACCTGCTTGGATTTATCTGACTAAACCATGGTTCGCCATGTTTTCAAGTAAGCAAAGAAACTGCCTTATCGAGAGCCTTAAGTCAAGGCGACTAGTCTCAACAATGGAGATGCTGTGGAAATAGGCTTAAGTGGAGTCAAAATCCCAAGGAATGCTCTCTACCTGGGATCCGGAGACCAGAGGCTTGCAATTTTCCTGAAATTGCATACTAGGTTTTTGCGTACATGTTTTTCTCAGGTCAGAGTCCAGAACTTTCATCTGATTCTCAAAGGAGTTCAACCAAAAGGGGTCAATAagcactgcccccccccccaacaagtTGAACAGACAGCTTTTTAGGGACATGATGAAAATGAATGAGACCACAGGGAGGCCACCACCTGAGTTGAAACCCAGGTGTCCTGACATCTAGGCCTATGCTTGAATGCTCAATACTTACTCTTAGTTCTTCGAAGGCTTCGTCTAGGGTGGAGAGCTGGTGGCCCTGGTGAGCGCCAATGACTGGGCACAGGACACAGATGAGCTGCTTATCTTCCTGGCAATAGGTACTCAAATCAAGCCCATGGTCCGGACACTTCCTCTTGGCCACTCTCTCTGCTTCCATTTCTATCTCTGGGTCAAATTCgctttctgcctcagtttctccctctgcctcgGATTCTCCCTCTTCCTGGTTGTCTTCCTCTGCTTCGCTCTCCTGCTCATCTTCCATCTCTTCCTCACTGTCTTCCTCACTCTCGTCATCGCTCTCGTCCTCGCTCTCTTCCTCCGTCTCGCTCTCCTCTTCAGATTCACTGTCTTCCTCAGACTCGCTCTCTTCCCCAGCCTCGCTTTCTACGGCCTTCTCGTTTTCCACCTGGGCCTCGTCTTCTTGCTCCCCCGCCCCGCGCTCCCGGGCTCCCGAGGCCCAGGCCTGCGAGGCGCCGTGGACGTACTCGGCCAGGTGGTGCCGGGGGAACTTCTGCCCGTGCGCCTCTGCGTGGCGGCGGCAGTAGCAGAAGCCGCATTCTCGGCACACTTCCTCGGCCCCCGGAGCCTCGTCGGGCTCGCACTCGTCACATGTGCCGTCGTGCGGCAGCTCCTCGAAGGCCGCGCCCCCTCCGGAGGCCATGTGGGGGCTGTGCCGCGGCCCGGGCCTCAGGGCCTCCGAGCTCGCCGCCTGGCCTCGGCGCGGCCTCCTCGGGTCCTCCTCCCCACCCGGGGCCCGTCCCGGGAAGTGGCCACGGCGTGTCCCGCAGCCGCGGTGCCGCTGCCGTCTGCTCCCAGGAGCCCCCGCCGGGCCGAGGAGCAAGCACCGGGCCTTCCCGCCGGCTCGGCCGCTCGGCGCCCGCTGCGTTTCCTCTGGCGGGCTAGGCACTTCCGGCGCGGAGACCCCGCGCCCCCGTCGGCCCCCGCGCCGCACAGCCAGCTCGGCCTCCCGCTGCCCTCGGCGAGATCTCGGCGCCGCCGGCCCCCGCAACGCCCCGGTTCCACTTTCCCTTCCCCCGTCAGGCGGCCTCCTTTCACTTCCTGAGTCATTTAAAGTGGCAATGGCCTTTTTCAGCGTTTCCCGCGGGGGCTCAGCATCCCCgggaggagggggaagatggATGAGGTCTCCCGCTCACTCCCGCGCTCTCCGGAAGCGGGACTTGggccccgcctcctcccctccctccctgaaggTGTCCGTCTGACTTTCCAAGGCCACTAGGCAGGTGGACAGGTGCAtttcagtctctctccttccaaTTTGTTGCTGTCCGCCCCAGTTCCCCGCTGCTGCCCTATTCTGCAAGGTGCCAGGACAGAGTGTTGTTTACCAGACTGAACCTGACCGCTTGCGATTTCCAGAGGGCCCGGAGAAGGGTTATGTTTGTTCTCCTAGGCTCAGGGAATCAGTCAGGGTGAGCAAACAGACATTTTTTCGATCTAAAGCAATACTCTGCTTTGTCTGTTTGCAAAATCTATTTGCATTCCTCCTCTCCTAGCGACTCAGAAACTCTAAGGTgggccccacctcctccactccctccctGGAAGTGCGCCTGTTTTTGAGAGCTTGCCTTGGGTTTGGCTGAGATGGAAGGTAAAGTAGGTGGGGAGAGACCAGTATTTGTCAACTGAGAGTTCCAGTGTGCAGTCATTATCCTTTATATAAGGACATCATCTAAATTCGGATTGGACTCCAACAGAAAGGAAGGGGACCGTTACTTATTAACCAATACTAAAGTGCCAAGAATCGGGCTAGATCTTTTTGTGGCCCTTTAAAAGCCAGATTCAGAAAAGCCATAGTCCGAGGGCCCGCAAATCCTGTTACTACAACTTAGTGGCCTAACCACCATGTATCCTTCtgttttccacttaaaaaaaaaaaagtcaaatggaaaTAATGGTAATACCTACCTCATCGGGCTGTTTTGCGGATAAAATATAAAGGTGCCTGCCTTATAGAAGTATTCACTACATTTTAACTGCTATTATTGGCACACATTGTATTTATTGCATATAATGACCCTTCGAAggatgttttaaacatttttagcaCATTGGGCATTTTGGCTGGCTGCTGGTAGTGTGAGCAATCCCCCTCCTCTATCCCATATCTGTGTCTCTCCATTCGTAGAAGAGCTTTTGATTTGTACttgaaaaggaaatgaacatTTTGACCTAATCCTGGGAGAGGCTAAGATGTGGCTGAGAAGAAGGTAGGGAGATGGGACAGTGTCTGTTTTTCATTGATTCTCTTAGACACTTTTGAGTTAGGATTTCCAACTGATTGTCACAAAAAAGCCAGGGGCTTGGGTGGGGTAAAAATCatctaaaatagttttaaaatctcTGCATTTAATGAATGCTTAATTTCTGTACAGCTTTTGTCAGATATTTTATTTCGGGAAAAGTCTTTTGTTTTATTAACCTTTATTAACCAGAACAGTTATACAGAATGTAGGGGGGGAAATCCAAAGATTTGTTTTGTTCCAATTCCATacgaatatttatttttctccagatcatttgaaaaaaaatgttgaacaAATGTCAAGTCAAACATCAACATTAGGATACCCAGTGCATAGTGTTTCTTGCTTGATTATTTCTACCTCCTCAGGTTTAAAGAGGAAATAACTTAGCCTTTACAAATGAAATGTTACCACgtttagaaaatgttttttcaatgaaaacaattttttattgtcTTAACATGTTTTTGTGTCCAGGATCTttgatggggagggaggagtgtctttttgttgtcattattgttgtgttgttcttttttttttttttttttttttttttgctttggcaattcagggtcttttacggtccatataaattttggaattgtttgttctgttCTGTGCTGAGGCACAACACTCATAAGCTTCTTTAAAGCCCTATTGTTTGAATGATTGAATGAGCTAGAACACCCAATTAATTAGACAAATTTTCTACTTTCCACATTCCACTGTTCTGCAGATGACAGTGTTGCTAAATTCCTGCCACTACAAAACAAGGCCCCTTTTTTCTCCAGTTTCAAtaacattttccttattttttcctttagccTTTATCTACAGTCTTCACAAAAGCCATCAGGATTCTAACAGCAGTTTCTTCAAGATTCTTCAGACTTTCACTAACACTCCGCCAAGTCCTTCCAGATCCTCCTACTGTCTAGTTCCACAGCCAGTTCAACATTTTAGGTTAGGTTTTTGTTATGGAAGCACCTCACTCttcataacaaaatatatattagtTGTCTATTAATGCATAATAAATTACCCCAAAACCTTGAATCATCTTGGGGCTACCACACTTGGCATTGGCATTGTCTTCTCATTGTGGTTAGCAATGGCTGTAAGCCATCTCCAAGATACTCAGCAGGCAGTACATGTGATGAACAGGGCAGTTGGCATTTGAGACTGTTTTGTGAGTACATGTGgaactttgagaaataaatcATGTATTCCTAAAATAAATAGGTATCTGCTAATTGTGTGAAGGATAGCTCTTATTAGACATTTGAACTCTCTACACATGAGGAAACCTAGGTTTAGGGAGGTGAAGAAATTTTGTAAAGCTTACCCACCATAAGGTAGCTAAAACTCAGATCCACTTGACACAGTCTTAACATATCCACCTGCAGTATGAATAGGTGACACCCCCAGATTGCCTAACTGCTTCCTACTAATGTTACCTGTCTTTACCATTCGTCTATGAAGTCAATTTCTATCTCTTTCACCTGTTCCAAAGAGACAAACCGGGTTTAGTAAGATTTATAATATAGTACACTCAATTTCAGAAAAACCTCTAGAAGTTGAAAAGAGAACGGGGTGGAATTTCTAAGTCCACTGCTTAAGGGAAGGTATTTGCCCCCTTCAGCTGATCCTGTTCTTATGTAATTAGATTGTCACTTTAGTGACTGATTTCATTCCCCAGCTCTAAGCTCCTGAGATCTCCTAAATCTCATCTCATGTTGTTATCATATTAGCCAACATCTTATCCTATTAAGGTCAGTGCAGTGAAATACGATATCCCCTGGCCAATCGCAGCCCTGCCAGAATAGAAAGAAGGAAGACTTTGCTGCTGGGCCACTCTCTTTCGGTCCCTCAGAAGCCTATTGGAGATGGATACCAAAATGATTCCTGGGCCCAACGCCCTTCTGAACATGTTCATTTCACCCAGTTCTTATAAGTGAATGGTTCACTGCTTGTTAATATTATAATTCTCTAAACACCCGACCtcttaaaaa is a genomic window of Camelus bactrianus isolate YW-2024 breed Bactrian camel chromosome 10, ASM4877302v1, whole genome shotgun sequence containing:
- the LOC123619588 gene encoding tripartite motif-containing protein 44 yields the protein MASGGGAAFEELPHDGTCDECEPDEAPGAEEVCRECGFCYCRRHAEAHGQKFPRHHLAEYVHGASQAWASGARERGAGEQEDEAQVENEKAVESEAGEESESEEDSESEEESETEEESEDESDDESEEDSEEEMEDEQESEAEEDNQEEGESEAEGETEAESEFDPEIEMEAERVAKRKCPDHGLDLSTYCQEDKQLICVLCPVIGAHQGHQLSTLDEAFEELRSKDSGGLKAAMIELVERLKFKSSDPKVTRDQMKVFIQQEFKKVQKVIADEEQKALHLVDIQEAMATAHVTEILADIQSHMDRLMTQMAQAKEQLDTSNESAEPKAEGDEEGPSGASEEEDT